GAAGTCGGTGAAGTTCTATACCGAAGTGCTGGGCCTCACGGTCTCCGACTGGATCGACGACCAGATGGTGTTCCTGCGTGCGGGCAGCGATCACCACGATCTGGCGCTGTCGCAGATTCCGAAGAACTCGCCCGACATCGACGATCTGCCGCGCTACGGGCGTCCCGGTATGGAGCACTTCTCGTATCTGGTCGACAGCGTCGAGGAGATGGAGAAGGCCGTAGACGTGCTGCGCGCCCATGAGGTCGAGATCGTGCGCGGCATCGGTCGCCACGGTCCCGGTGCGAACTACTTCCTCGTGTTCAAGGATCCGGACGGCAACAACGTCGAGCTGTATTGCGAGATGACGCAGATCGACGCCGAGCATCCGTACGAGGCGAAGGTGTGGGAGCGCAACATCGAGAGCTTCGACCGGTTCCGGTTCGAGCGTTTCGTCGTGCCGCCCCCGCCGGGGATGGTCAAGGAGAAGTCGGGCGGCAAGGCCTAACCCGGCTTGCCCCATCCATCCGGAGGAGACATTCGAATGAAACGCATC
This window of the Pandoraea sputorum genome carries:
- a CDS encoding VOC family protein, with protein sequence MTSPKPKLNPKRLGHLVLVVRDIQKSVKFYTEVLGLTVSDWIDDQMVFLRAGSDHHDLALSQIPKNSPDIDDLPRYGRPGMEHFSYLVDSVEEMEKAVDVLRAHEVEIVRGIGRHGPGANYFLVFKDPDGNNVELYCEMTQIDAEHPYEAKVWERNIESFDRFRFERFVVPPPPGMVKEKSGGKA